The proteins below come from a single Papaver somniferum cultivar HN1 chromosome 11, ASM357369v1, whole genome shotgun sequence genomic window:
- the LOC113322027 gene encoding PHD finger protein ALFIN-LIKE 2-like, with product MEMAPISSSPRTVEDIFKDYSDRRAGIVRALTYDVDEFYALCDPEKENLCLYGHANESWEVTLPAEEVPPELPEPALGINFARDGMNRRDWLSLVAVHSDSWLLSVAFYLGARFNRNERKRLFSLINDMPTVYEVVAERKPAKEKPSVDSGSKSRLSTKRSNDGQVVKHNSKHADEAYGEDEDEHSETLCGSCGGNYNADEFWIGCDICEKWFHGKCVKITPAKAETIKQYKCPSCSSMKRGRQL from the exons ATGGAAATGGCTCCAATTTCCTCGAGTCCTCGTACTGTAGAAGACATTTTTAAAGATTATAGTGATCGTAGAGCTGGTATCGTCAGAGCTCTAACTTATG atGTTGATGAGTTTTACGCCCTCTGTGATCcag AAAAGGAGAATTTGTGTTTATATGGTCATGCGAATGAGAGTTGGGAAGTTACTCTACCAGCTGAAGAAGTACCACCGGAGCTACCTGAACCAGctttggggattaattttgctAGAGATGGAATGAACCGTAGGGATTGGCTTTCCCTAGTTGCTGTTCACAGTGATTCTTGGTTGCTTTCTGTTGCTTTCTATCTTGGAGCTCGGTTTAACCGTAATGAgag GAAGCGTCTTTTCAGCTTAATCAATGATATGCCCACTGTCTACGAAGTTGTAGCAGAAAGGAAGCCTGCAAAGGAAAAGCCTAGTGTGGATAGTGGAAGCAAATCTCGACTCAGCACAAAG AGATCTAATGACGGACAGGTGGTAAAACACAATTCCAAACATGCTGACGAAGCTTATGGAGAGGATGAGGACGAACACAGTGAAACCCTTTGTGGAAGTTGTGGGGGTAATTACAATGCAGATGAGTTTTGGATTGGGTGCGATATTTGCGAGAAGTGGTTCCACGGAAAGTGTGTAAAGATAACACCTGCTAAAGCTGAGACAATAAAGCAGTACAAATGTCCTTCCTGTAGCAGCATGAAGAGAGGCAGGCAGTTGTAG